The Tardibacter chloracetimidivorans region TACCGCGAGCGGGCGACCGGCACGTTGCACGACATCAGCGGTCGGCTGGACGAGCTGGGCGTCAACCGCGAACACGCCCGGGAGACGTTGGACAAGGCGTGGACGGCAGCCAGTGACGTGAGCGCAATCGCCACATCGGCGGCCCGCGACGCGCTGCACAGGATCAGAAAAGACTTCTGAACCGCGCGTTCAACCGTTATTCACGCGCCTTTGCTAATCTGTCCAGAATGCGGATCGTAATTCCGCGTTACGTTGGAGTAATGAATGCGATCGATCCTGAAAGCTTCCCTGCTTGCGTTGGCCGCGGCGTCCGTCCCGGCTGTGGCTGTTGTTGCTCCCGCCCATGCGCAGACCGCATCGTCCCAGGCCGCCGGGCAATTCGTCGACCAGCTCGCCGACAGGGCCTTTGCGATATTGAGGGACAAGTCGCTCAGCCGGGACGAGGCGCGGCGGCAGTTCCGCGCAATGCTGAAGCAGCATGTCGCGGTGAAGCAGGTGGGAGACCGGCTGATCCGATCGCACCGCTCGCAGGTGTCGCCGCAGCAATATGCCGCATATAGCGCCGCCTTCCCCGATTATGTCGTCGGCACCTATGCCGACAGGCTTTATGATTATGCCAACGCCGATCTGACGATCGTCCGGGTGCAGCCGGTGGGAAGCGGATATGCGGTGTTCTCCCGCGTGACGCAGCCGGGCCAGTCGCGGCCGTTCGAGGCGATCTGGTCGGTGATGAAGATCGGCGACAAGTTCCAGATCACAAACCTGACGGTGGCCGGGGTCAACCTTGCGCTTACCCAGGAAGCCGACTTCCGCAGCGTCATCCAGCGCAACGGCTTTGACGCCCTGGTCCGGTTCATGGAATCGAAAAAGAGCTAAAGCTGGCGTTACCGCCTTGAACTCCTGCGGCCTTACCGCCTAGTGAGCCGCTTCGGTATCAAGGAAGTTATCAATGGCGGACAGCAAGCTGCATCTCGTTTTCGGCGGACGTGTGACCGACCCCCAGGGTCTGGATTTTGTCGATCTCGACAAGCTGGACGTGGTCGGGATCTTTCCCGACTACAGGTCCGCCGAAGAAGCCTGGCGCAGCAGCGCGCAGCGGACGGTCGACGATGCCGAAATGCGCTATGTCATCGTCCACCTTCATCGCCTGCTCGATCCAGAACCCA contains the following coding sequences:
- a CDS encoding MlaC/ttg2D family ABC transporter substrate-binding protein — its product is MRSILKASLLALAAASVPAVAVVAPAHAQTASSQAAGQFVDQLADRAFAILRDKSLSRDEARRQFRAMLKQHVAVKQVGDRLIRSHRSQVSPQQYAAYSAAFPDYVVGTYADRLYDYANADLTIVRVQPVGSGYAVFSRVTQPGQSRPFEAIWSVMKIGDKFQITNLTVAGVNLALTQEADFRSVIQRNGFDALVRFMESKKS
- a CDS encoding DUF4170 domain-containing protein: MADSKLHLVFGGRVTDPQGLDFVDLDKLDVVGIFPDYRSAEEAWRSSAQRTVDDAEMRYVIVHLHRLLDPEPNLKA